One Belonocnema kinseyi isolate 2016_QV_RU_SX_M_011 chromosome 6, B_treatae_v1, whole genome shotgun sequence genomic region harbors:
- the LOC117175540 gene encoding uncharacterized protein LOC117175540: protein MYFSSRKSTSFIHNQASGSFNQLLVFPIIHCNYSRKTVKTRPNISIGLREREIEKGSIKIMNISSKLVLFYNFYVTVIRITRTGDLWQYLKFILEFHYQISIQ, encoded by the exons AAAGAGCACAAGCTTTATCCACAATCAGGCAAGTGGATCCTTCAATCAGCTTCTGGTATTTCCTATTATTCACTGTAACTACAGCCGGAAGACGGTAAAAACTCGTCCCAACATCTCTATTG gactgagagagagagagatagagaaagggagtattaaaataatgaatatttcttctaaattggTCTTATTCTATAATTTCTACGTTACAGTTATAAG AATTACCAGGACCGGGGATCTTTggcagtatttaaaatttattctggaGTTTCATTATCAGATAAGTATTCAATGA